Proteins encoded together in one Schumannella luteola window:
- a CDS encoding DEAD/DEAH box helicase, whose product MIDPEPSADWRARLGRGGGGVTGSGGSGAGAPGSTGSGPAGPSILPPPNAELALLFQLRAITRTGSQWTAPKAEPAAALEPGREHRLAVRPALRSATGNWTTGSVGWGSLGFTVERLRLDPAQVRWFGQFAALHRAGSDGYRAHEPDWLYLDDLAGPVLWPLLAEAQQLGIRFAGGVRGGDGEVRLAGGAAVVVELLPDRDARGASASSARGDADGASGAATGVIVHPVARVDGAEVAPSGLLGEQGLYVWDAGRTPAKSGKAPALANVLLAPFAVDANPAPVGADVPAPHRSPGRSPAGAAEALRSGAVRIPAADADEFWRAYFPRLARRVAVEGVGLTLPDLRDEAVLIVEHGARDRIVTRWETWFGELREPRDPASAPVPAEVPPLLRGVDAAEFTAERIPLLKLDGIRVIETGTRPAYRKRTETPELKLTAVESEHHDWLDLGFVVTVGDYTVPLAKLFAALSKGRTKMLMVDKSYLDLEQPVFDRLRELIDEGAELDEWETGPRLSRYRATLLEPFEDLADEQPAALDWRATAAALRTAPPPIDPPAALAAELRPYQLDGFRWLAHLWQHRLGGVLADDMGLGKTVQTIALMVHARSDAEGTDGAGDGRSTDAASTAASAAPPHLVVAPSSVVGTWAAELARFAPTLRVAIVDSTRSPLPDDVDVVVTTYAVLRLDGGGAVHPGAPDRRRAPRLTTRRWSAVWLDEAQFVKNPASQIHQTVADLDAPVRYAITGTPLENSLLDVWALFRLVAPGLFPSRIRFDQRYIKVAKSERIDELRHRIRPLLLRRTKAAVASELPPKQEQAIGVDLAPEHRAIYDRYLQRERQKLLGLVDDLDRNRFIVFRSLTLLRLLALDPRLIDDELGAVDEAPQPPPFGADAERAAERAASIAATRPGSAGAGAGIPSAKLDALVEQLDELRSEGHRALVFSQFTSYLSLVRARLEAAGIATEQLDGSTLRREDVIRRFREGDAPVFLISLRAGGFGLTLTEADYVFLLDPWWNPAAEEQAIDRTHRIGQTKPVNVYRIVANDTIEEKVLALGAAKRRLFDEVVDDGELFSAPFTADDLRGLLA is encoded by the coding sequence GTGATCGATCCCGAGCCCTCCGCCGACTGGCGCGCGCGGCTCGGGCGGGGCGGTGGCGGCGTCACGGGCTCCGGTGGATCCGGCGCGGGCGCCCCCGGTTCGACCGGATCCGGGCCGGCCGGGCCGAGCATCCTGCCGCCGCCGAACGCCGAGCTCGCGCTGCTGTTCCAGCTGCGGGCGATCACGCGCACCGGCAGTCAGTGGACGGCGCCGAAGGCCGAGCCCGCCGCGGCGCTCGAGCCCGGGCGCGAGCACCGGCTCGCCGTGCGGCCCGCACTGCGCAGCGCGACCGGCAACTGGACGACCGGGTCCGTCGGCTGGGGCTCGCTCGGCTTCACGGTCGAGCGGCTGCGACTCGACCCTGCGCAGGTGCGCTGGTTCGGGCAGTTCGCGGCGCTGCACCGGGCCGGCTCCGACGGCTACCGCGCCCACGAACCCGACTGGCTGTACCTCGACGACCTCGCCGGCCCCGTGCTCTGGCCGCTGCTCGCCGAGGCGCAGCAGCTCGGCATCCGCTTCGCCGGCGGCGTGCGCGGCGGCGACGGCGAGGTGCGGCTCGCGGGCGGCGCCGCGGTCGTGGTCGAGCTGCTGCCCGACCGGGATGCTCGGGGTGCGAGCGCCTCCTCGGCGCGCGGCGACGCTGACGGCGCGAGCGGCGCCGCGACCGGCGTGATCGTGCATCCCGTCGCCCGGGTCGACGGCGCCGAGGTCGCGCCGAGCGGGCTGCTCGGCGAGCAGGGCCTCTACGTCTGGGATGCGGGGCGCACGCCCGCGAAGAGCGGCAAGGCCCCCGCGCTGGCGAACGTGCTGCTGGCGCCGTTCGCGGTCGACGCGAACCCTGCGCCCGTCGGCGCCGATGTCCCGGCGCCGCACCGCTCGCCCGGCCGCTCTCCCGCCGGCGCCGCCGAGGCGCTGCGCAGCGGCGCTGTGCGCATCCCCGCCGCCGACGCCGATGAGTTCTGGCGCGCCTACTTCCCTCGACTCGCCCGCCGGGTCGCCGTCGAGGGCGTCGGCCTCACCCTGCCCGACCTGCGCGACGAGGCCGTGCTGATCGTCGAGCACGGCGCGCGCGACCGCATCGTCACCCGCTGGGAGACCTGGTTCGGCGAGCTGCGCGAACCGCGCGACCCCGCGAGCGCTCCGGTTCCGGCCGAGGTGCCGCCGCTGCTCCGCGGCGTCGACGCCGCCGAGTTCACGGCCGAGCGCATTCCGCTGCTGAAGCTCGACGGCATCCGCGTGATCGAGACAGGAACCCGCCCCGCCTACCGCAAGCGCACCGAGACGCCCGAGCTCAAGCTCACCGCGGTCGAGAGCGAGCACCACGACTGGCTCGATCTCGGCTTCGTCGTCACGGTCGGCGACTACACGGTGCCGCTCGCGAAGCTCTTCGCCGCGCTGAGCAAGGGCCGCACGAAGATGCTCATGGTCGACAAGAGCTACCTCGACCTCGAACAGCCCGTCTTCGATCGGCTGCGCGAGCTCATCGACGAGGGCGCCGAGCTGGATGAGTGGGAGACCGGGCCGCGCCTCAGCCGCTACCGCGCGACCCTGCTCGAGCCCTTCGAAGACCTCGCCGACGAGCAGCCGGCCGCGCTCGACTGGCGCGCGACCGCCGCCGCGCTGCGCACCGCGCCTCCGCCGATCGATCCCCCGGCCGCGCTCGCGGCCGAGCTGCGGCCCTACCAGCTCGACGGATTCCGCTGGCTCGCGCACCTCTGGCAGCACCGGCTCGGCGGCGTGCTCGCCGACGACATGGGGCTCGGCAAGACCGTGCAGACGATCGCGCTCATGGTGCACGCGCGCTCGGACGCCGAGGGCACCGACGGCGCCGGCGACGGCAGGAGCACCGACGCCGCCTCGACCGCCGCATCCGCCGCTCCCCCGCACCTCGTCGTCGCGCCGTCGTCGGTCGTCGGCACCTGGGCCGCCGAGCTCGCCCGCTTCGCCCCGACCCTGCGCGTCGCGATCGTCGACAGCACGCGATCGCCGCTGCCCGACGACGTGGATGTGGTCGTCACGACCTACGCGGTGCTGCGCCTCGACGGGGGCGGCGCCGTGCATCCCGGGGCGCCCGACCGACGCCGCGCGCCGCGCCTCACGACCCGCCGCTGGAGCGCCGTCTGGCTCGACGAGGCGCAGTTCGTGAAGAACCCGGCGTCGCAGATCCACCAGACCGTCGCCGACCTCGACGCCCCCGTGCGCTACGCGATCACGGGCACCCCGCTCGAGAACAGCCTGCTCGACGTGTGGGCGCTGTTCCGGCTCGTCGCGCCCGGGCTGTTCCCGTCGCGCATCCGCTTCGATCAGCGCTACATCAAGGTCGCCAAGAGCGAGCGGATCGACGAGCTGCGCCACCGCATCCGCCCGCTGCTGCTGCGTCGCACCAAGGCGGCGGTCGCGAGCGAGCTGCCGCCCAAGCAGGAGCAGGCTATCGGCGTCGATCTCGCGCCCGAGCACCGCGCGATCTACGACCGCTACCTGCAGCGCGAGCGGCAGAAGCTGCTCGGACTCGTCGACGATCTCGACCGCAACCGCTTCATCGTCTTCCGCTCGCTCACGCTGCTGCGGCTGCTCGCGCTCGACCCGCGGCTCATCGACGACGAGCTCGGAGCGGTGGATGAGGCACCCCAGCCGCCGCCGTTCGGTGCCGACGCGGAGAGGGCCGCGGAGCGCGCGGCTTCGATCGCTGCCACCCGGCCAGGGTCCGCCGGAGCCGGGGCCGGCATCCCCTCGGCGAAGCTGGATGCGCTGGTCGAGCAGCTCGACGAGCTGCGGTCGGAGGGGCACCGCGCCCTCGTCTTCAGCCAGTTCACCTCGTACCTGTCGCTCGTGCGCGCGCGGCTCGAGGCCGCGGGCATCGCGACCGAGCAGCTCGACGGATCGACGCTGCGGCGAGAGGACGTCATCCGCCGCTTCCGCGAGGGCGACGCCCCCGTGTTCCTGATCAGCCTGCGCGCCGGCGGCTTCGGGCTCACGCTGACCGAGGCCGACTACGTCTTCCTGCTCGACCCGTGGTGGAATCCCGCCGCCGAAGAGCAGGCGATCGACCGCACCCACCGCATCGGCCAGACGAAGCCGGTCAACGTCTACCGGATCGTCGCGAACGACACGATCGAAGAGAAGGTGCTCGCGCTCGGCGCGGCGAAGCGCCGACTCTTCGACGAGGTCGTCGACGACGGCGAGCTGTTCTCCGCACCCTTCACCGCCGACGACCTGCGCGGCCTGCTCGCCTGA
- the lysS gene encoding lysine--tRNA ligase, translated as MTSERDAQPTASTPAAGASDVKPGADKSKQQAAKAAANTAAPEVDAPETSAEEVAEQKAVRLAKRERLIAEGDEAYPVSLPITTTIPELRARFGDLEADAASGEQVGVAGRVVHLRNTGKLCFAALQSGDGSRIQAMISLAEVGEESLQRWKELVDLGDHLFVAGEVISSRRGELSIMATEWRIASKAILPLPNLHSELSEETRVRQRYLDLIGREQARQVVQTRATVMKSLRSTFDARGYTEVETPMLQTIHGGASARPFSTHSNAFDTELFLRIAPELYLKRAAVGGIDHVYEINRNFRNEGADSTHSPEFAMLEAYQAYGDYESIAELTQTLIQDAARAVFGSTTVILHDGTEFDLGGEWRRIRMYDSLSENAGVEITPQTSVDELAKLAEKLDVEVKTPTHGKYVEELWEHFAKDDLVQPTFVMDFPLDTSPLVREHRTTPGVVEKWDLYTRGFELATGYSELVDPVIQRERFVEQAKQAARGDDEAMRLDEEFLRAMEHGMPPMGGMGMGIDRLLMALTGLGIRETILFPLVK; from the coding sequence ATGACCTCCGAGCGCGACGCCCAGCCCACCGCATCCACGCCCGCCGCGGGCGCGAGCGACGTGAAGCCCGGTGCCGACAAGTCGAAGCAGCAGGCCGCGAAGGCCGCCGCGAACACTGCCGCGCCCGAGGTCGACGCCCCGGAGACCAGCGCCGAGGAGGTCGCCGAGCAGAAGGCCGTGCGCCTCGCCAAGCGCGAGCGCCTCATCGCCGAGGGCGACGAGGCCTACCCGGTGAGCCTGCCGATCACGACCACGATCCCCGAGCTGCGGGCGCGCTTCGGCGACCTCGAGGCGGATGCCGCCTCGGGCGAGCAGGTCGGCGTCGCCGGCCGCGTCGTGCACCTGCGCAACACCGGCAAGCTCTGCTTCGCGGCCCTGCAGTCGGGCGACGGCAGCCGCATCCAGGCCATGATCTCGCTCGCCGAGGTCGGCGAGGAGTCGCTGCAGCGCTGGAAGGAGCTCGTCGATCTCGGCGACCACCTCTTCGTCGCCGGCGAGGTCATCTCGAGCCGCCGCGGCGAGCTCAGCATCATGGCGACCGAGTGGCGCATCGCATCGAAGGCGATCCTGCCGCTGCCGAACCTGCACTCCGAGCTGAGCGAGGAGACGCGGGTGCGCCAGCGCTACCTCGACCTGATCGGCCGCGAGCAGGCGCGCCAGGTCGTGCAGACCCGCGCGACGGTCATGAAGAGCCTGCGCAGCACCTTCGACGCCCGCGGCTACACCGAGGTCGAGACCCCGATGCTGCAGACGATCCACGGCGGCGCGAGCGCGCGTCCGTTCTCGACGCACTCGAACGCCTTCGACACCGAGCTGTTCCTGCGCATCGCGCCCGAGCTGTACCTCAAGCGCGCGGCGGTCGGCGGCATCGATCACGTCTACGAGATCAACCGCAACTTCCGCAACGAGGGCGCCGACTCGACCCACAGCCCCGAGTTCGCGATGCTCGAGGCGTACCAGGCCTACGGCGACTACGAGTCGATCGCCGAGCTCACCCAGACGCTGATCCAGGATGCGGCGCGCGCCGTGTTCGGCTCGACGACGGTGATCCTGCACGACGGCACCGAGTTCGACCTCGGCGGCGAGTGGCGCCGCATCCGCATGTACGACTCGCTGAGCGAGAACGCTGGCGTCGAGATCACGCCGCAGACGAGCGTCGACGAGCTGGCGAAGCTGGCCGAGAAGCTGGATGTCGAGGTCAAGACCCCGACGCACGGCAAGTACGTCGAGGAGCTGTGGGAGCACTTCGCGAAGGACGACCTCGTGCAGCCCACCTTCGTCATGGACTTCCCGCTCGACACCTCCCCGCTCGTGCGCGAGCACCGCACGACGCCCGGCGTCGTCGAGAAGTGGGACCTCTACACGCGCGGCTTCGAGCTGGCCACCGGCTACTCCGAGCTGGTCGACCCGGTCATCCAGCGCGAGCGCTTCGTCGAGCAGGCCAAGCAGGCGGCGCGCGGCGACGACGAGGCGATGCGTCTCGACGAGGAGTTCCTGCGCGCGATGGAGCACGGCATGCCCCCGATGGGCGGCATGGGCATGGGCATCGACCGCCTGCTGATGGCGCTGACCGGACTCGGCATCCGCGAGACGATCCTCTTCCCGCTGGTCAAGTAG
- the panC gene encoding pantoate--beta-alanine ligase, with amino-acid sequence MSAASDRPEVIESIAALRERFPAGTVALVPTMGALHAGHVALVDHAAALARETGGEVVVSIFVNPLQFGPNEDLARYPRDLDADLDTLAGHGVAAVFHPSVEEMYPQGPSQTRVTAGEVGGLWEGASRPGHFDGMLTVVAKLLGIVRPAAAVFGQKDAQQLFLVQRMVRDLDIPSRIVGVDTVRADDGLALSSRNRYLGDDERIAARVLSAALAAARATAAGATAAGDGAAPASAVRAAAEAVITDEPLAALDYLGIVDPATFHPVDDEFRGEARVIIAAKVGPARLIDNGTLDLRPGATD; translated from the coding sequence GTGTCCGCCGCATCCGACCGCCCCGAGGTGATCGAGTCGATCGCCGCGCTGCGCGAGCGCTTCCCAGCCGGCACGGTCGCCCTCGTTCCGACCATGGGCGCCCTGCACGCGGGGCATGTCGCGCTCGTGGATCACGCTGCCGCGCTCGCGCGCGAGACCGGCGGCGAGGTGGTCGTCTCGATCTTCGTGAACCCGCTGCAGTTCGGGCCGAATGAGGATCTCGCGCGGTACCCACGTGACCTCGACGCCGACCTCGACACGCTCGCCGGGCACGGCGTCGCCGCCGTCTTCCACCCGAGCGTCGAGGAGATGTACCCGCAGGGTCCGTCGCAGACGCGTGTGACTGCCGGCGAGGTCGGCGGCCTCTGGGAGGGCGCGAGCCGCCCCGGCCACTTCGACGGGATGCTGACCGTCGTCGCGAAGCTGCTCGGCATCGTCCGCCCCGCCGCCGCCGTCTTCGGGCAGAAGGACGCGCAGCAGCTCTTCCTCGTGCAGCGCATGGTGCGCGACCTCGACATCCCGAGCCGCATCGTCGGCGTCGACACGGTGCGGGCGGATGACGGACTCGCGCTCTCCAGCCGCAACCGCTACCTCGGCGACGACGAGCGCATCGCCGCGCGCGTGCTGAGCGCGGCGCTCGCCGCGGCCCGCGCGACCGCCGCCGGCGCGACCGCGGCCGGCGATGGAGCCGCGCCCGCATCCGCCGTGCGCGCCGCCGCCGAGGCCGTGATCACGGACGAGCCGCTCGCCGCCCTCGACTACCTTGGGATCGTCGACCCGGCCACGTTCCATCCGGTCGACGACGAGTTCCGGGGCGAGGCCCGCGTCATCATCGCGGCGAAGGTCGGCCCGGCCCGTCTGATCGACAACGGAACCCTCGACCTCCGCCCCGGCGCCACCGACTGA
- a CDS encoding Rossmann-like and DUF2520 domain-containing protein: protein MSGIGTPPDRRSGRLGVGIVGAGRVGPVLGAALGGAGHAIVGISAVSQESRDRADALLPGVPVLPVPEVVERSELVILAVPEDQLPELVAGLAATGSWQPGQLVLHTAPGHGTAVLAPAMAAGAIPLALHPAMAFTGTSLDLARLQESWAAVTAPAPVLPIAQALAVEMGAEPVVVPEQDRPAYAEAIATASSFSTAIVQQSIGLLRGIGIDEAGRLLGPLVRSAVDNALRGAAPAPVEPPLD, encoded by the coding sequence GTGAGCGGCATCGGAACCCCGCCCGACCGCCGGTCGGGACGCCTCGGCGTGGGCATCGTCGGCGCCGGCCGCGTCGGCCCCGTGCTCGGCGCGGCGCTCGGCGGCGCCGGTCACGCGATCGTCGGCATCAGCGCGGTCTCGCAGGAGAGCCGGGATCGGGCGGATGCGCTGCTTCCGGGCGTGCCGGTGCTGCCGGTTCCCGAGGTGGTCGAGCGCAGCGAGCTCGTGATCCTCGCCGTTCCCGAAGACCAGCTGCCCGAGCTCGTCGCCGGGCTCGCCGCGACCGGCAGCTGGCAGCCGGGGCAGCTCGTGCTGCACACCGCGCCCGGTCACGGCACCGCGGTGCTGGCGCCCGCGATGGCGGCCGGTGCGATCCCGCTGGCGCTGCATCCGGCGATGGCGTTCACCGGCACCAGCCTCGATCTCGCTCGACTGCAGGAGAGCTGGGCCGCCGTCACGGCGCCCGCGCCCGTGCTGCCGATCGCGCAGGCGCTCGCCGTCGAGATGGGTGCCGAGCCCGTCGTCGTGCCGGAGCAGGATCGACCCGCCTACGCCGAGGCGATCGCCACCGCATCCTCGTTCTCGACCGCGATCGTGCAGCAGTCGATCGGCCTGCTGCGCGGCATCGGCATCGACGAGGCCGGGCGTCTGCTGGGCCCGCTCGTGCGCTCCGCCGTGGATAACGCCCTGCGCGGCGCGGCTCCGGCTCCGGTCGAACCGCCGCTCGACTGA
- a CDS encoding ATP-dependent Clp protease ATP-binding subunit codes for MFERFTDRARRVVVLAQEEAKLLNHNYIGTEHILLGLIHEGEGVAAKALESLGISLDAVREQVQDIIGQGQQQPTGHIPFTPRAKKVLELSLREALQLGHSYIGTEHILLGLIREGEGVAAQVLVKLGADLNRVRQQVIQLLSGYQGKEQVAVGGNDQAPDKGSQILDQFGRNYTQLARDGKLDPVIGREKEMERVMQILSRRSKNNPVLIGEPGVGKTAVVEGLAQAIVRGDVPETLKDKQLYTLDLGSLIAGSRYRGDFEERLKKVTKEIRTRGDIITFIDEIHTLVGAGAAEGAIDAASILKPMLARGELQTIGATTLDEYRKHFEKDAALERRFQPVRVEEPSLPHTINILKGLRDKYEAFHKVSITDGALVAAANLADRYVQDRFLPDKAIDLIDEAGARLRLSILSAPPELREFDDKIAEVRVGKESAIEDQDFEKAASLRDEEKKLLGERLRLEKQWRSGDVAASGTVDEGVIAEVLANATGIPVFKLTEEESSRLIFMEKALHERVIGQEEAISVLAKTIRRTRAGLKDPKRPSGSFIFAGPTGVGKTELAKALAEFLFDDEGALISLDMSEYGEKHTVSRLFGAPPGFVGFEEGGQLTEKVRRKPFSVVLFDEIEKAHPDIFNSLLQILEEGRLTDGQGRVVDFKNTVIIMTTNLGTKDITGGPVGFTLEGNTENSYRAMRAKVVEELKKHFKPEFLNRVDETIVFPQLSQDELKQIVGLFIKRLQDRLLDRDMTIEISEPAREELIKIGWDPTLGARPLRRAVQHEIEDRLSEEILHNRLVAGDHVQVDWVDGEFTFATGRQPGRELTEAAAAIEGPSS; via the coding sequence ATGTTCGAGAGATTCACCGACCGGGCCCGACGGGTCGTGGTGCTCGCCCAGGAAGAGGCGAAGCTTCTCAACCACAACTACATCGGCACCGAGCACATCCTTCTGGGCCTCATCCACGAGGGCGAAGGCGTCGCCGCGAAGGCACTCGAGAGCCTCGGCATCTCGCTGGATGCCGTGCGCGAGCAGGTGCAGGACATCATCGGCCAGGGTCAGCAGCAGCCGACCGGCCACATCCCCTTCACCCCGCGAGCCAAGAAGGTGCTCGAGCTGAGCCTGCGCGAGGCGCTGCAGCTCGGTCACAGCTACATCGGCACCGAGCACATCCTGCTCGGCCTCATCCGCGAAGGCGAGGGCGTCGCCGCCCAGGTGCTCGTCAAGCTCGGCGCCGACCTGAATCGCGTGCGCCAGCAGGTCATCCAGCTGCTCAGCGGCTACCAGGGCAAAGAGCAGGTCGCCGTCGGCGGCAACGACCAGGCCCCCGACAAGGGATCGCAGATCCTCGACCAGTTCGGGCGCAACTACACCCAGCTCGCGCGCGACGGCAAGCTCGACCCGGTCATCGGCCGCGAGAAGGAGATGGAGCGGGTCATGCAGATCCTCTCCCGCCGCTCGAAGAACAACCCCGTGCTGATCGGCGAGCCCGGCGTCGGCAAGACCGCCGTCGTCGAGGGCCTCGCCCAGGCGATCGTGCGCGGCGACGTGCCCGAGACGCTGAAGGACAAGCAGCTCTACACGCTCGACCTCGGCTCGCTCATCGCCGGATCCCGCTACCGCGGTGACTTCGAGGAGCGCCTCAAGAAGGTCACCAAGGAGATCCGCACCCGCGGCGACATCATCACCTTCATCGACGAGATCCACACGCTCGTCGGCGCGGGCGCCGCCGAGGGCGCGATCGACGCGGCCAGCATCCTCAAGCCGATGCTCGCCCGCGGCGAGCTGCAGACGATCGGCGCGACCACGCTCGACGAGTACCGCAAGCACTTCGAGAAGGATGCGGCCCTCGAGCGCCGCTTCCAGCCGGTGCGCGTCGAGGAGCCCTCGCTGCCGCACACGATCAACATCCTCAAGGGCCTGCGCGACAAGTACGAGGCCTTCCACAAGGTGTCGATCACGGATGGCGCGCTCGTCGCCGCCGCGAACCTCGCCGACCGCTACGTGCAGGACCGCTTCCTGCCCGACAAGGCCATCGACCTGATCGACGAGGCCGGCGCCCGCCTGCGCCTGTCGATCCTGTCGGCACCGCCGGAGCTGCGCGAGTTCGACGACAAGATCGCCGAGGTGCGCGTCGGCAAGGAGTCGGCGATCGAAGACCAGGACTTCGAGAAGGCCGCGAGCCTGCGCGACGAGGAGAAGAAGCTGCTCGGCGAGCGCCTCCGCCTCGAGAAGCAGTGGCGTTCGGGAGACGTGGCCGCGAGCGGCACCGTCGACGAGGGCGTCATCGCCGAGGTTCTGGCGAACGCGACCGGCATCCCCGTGTTCAAGCTCACGGAGGAGGAGTCGAGCCGCCTCATCTTCATGGAGAAGGCCCTGCACGAGCGGGTCATCGGCCAGGAGGAGGCCATCTCGGTTCTCGCCAAGACGATCCGCCGCACCCGCGCCGGACTCAAGGACCCGAAGCGCCCCTCGGGCTCGTTCATCTTCGCCGGCCCCACGGGCGTCGGAAAGACCGAGCTCGCCAAGGCGCTCGCCGAATTCCTCTTCGACGACGAGGGCGCGCTGATCTCGCTCGACATGTCGGAGTACGGCGAGAAGCACACCGTCTCGCGCCTGTTCGGAGCCCCTCCCGGCTTCGTCGGCTTCGAGGAGGGCGGCCAGCTCACCGAGAAGGTGCGCCGCAAGCCGTTCAGTGTGGTGCTCTTCGACGAGATCGAGAAGGCCCACCCCGACATCTTCAACTCGCTGCTCCAGATCCTGGAGGAGGGACGTCTGACGGATGGTCAGGGTCGCGTCGTCGACTTCAAGAACACCGTGATCATCATGACCACGAACCTCGGCACGAAGGACATCACCGGCGGTCCCGTCGGCTTCACGCTCGAGGGCAACACCGAGAACAGCTACCGGGCCATGCGCGCCAAGGTGGTCGAGGAGCTGAAGAAGCACTTCAAGCCGGAGTTCCTGAACCGCGTCGACGAGACGATCGTGTTCCCGCAGCTCTCGCAGGACGAGCTCAAGCAGATCGTCGGCCTCTTCATCAAGCGCCTGCAGGACCGCCTGCTCGACCGCGACATGACGATCGAGATCTCGGAGCCCGCGCGCGAGGAGCTCATCAAGATCGGATGGGACCCGACGCTCGGCGCCCGCCCGCTGCGCCGTGCGGTGCAGCACGAGATCGAGGACCGGCTCTCGGAGGAGATCCTGCACAACCGCCTCGTCGCGGGCGACCACGTGCAGGTCGACTGGGTCGACGGCGAGTTCACCTTCGCGACCGGGCGTCAGCCGGGCCGCGAGCTGACCGAGGCCGCTGCTGCGATCGAGGGCCCGTCCTCCTAG
- a CDS encoding helix-turn-helix domain-containing protein, translating to MAPAGPDDDAGRIHCRLDELLAEREMTLTRLSELVGVSIVNLSVLKNDRARAIRFSTLTAICDALDCEVGELLVVR from the coding sequence ATGGCGCCGGCCGGACCCGACGACGACGCGGGGCGCATCCACTGCCGACTCGACGAGCTGCTCGCCGAGCGCGAGATGACACTCACTCGCCTGAGCGAGCTCGTCGGCGTCTCGATCGTGAATCTCAGCGTGCTGAAGAACGACCGCGCCCGGGCGATCCGCTTCTCGACCCTGACGGCGATCTGCGACGCGCTCGACTGCGAGGTGGGCGAACTGCTCGTCGTCCGCTGA